In Hemicordylus capensis ecotype Gifberg chromosome 17, rHemCap1.1.pri, whole genome shotgun sequence, the DNA window CAAAGCCGTTTACCTAGGACAATGCATAATAaacaagatgcttccctgtccccaaagctctGCAATCAAAACGAGATAAAATTGGGCATGACACAAACCATTATTAGACTTCGTGATGGACATTGTGGGCTGGGTAGGTAAATGGGCTACCCTTTGTCCCCTTCTCAAGTCACATACTAAAGACAGGGGCAGCAACTGTCTGGGACAAATGAAGATTTCATTCGACAACTCGGCCCTCTGAAGATCCGAGTCGAGATGCCATGGTTAGATTTCTAGGCTCCCTGGGGggtctgggatttgtcaagccccatTTTCGACCATTATGGAAACGGACAGAGCTGATTGTGACTCATGTAGCACTTTGCAAACTATCCAGaacaaaagggaaataaaggatGAATCTGAAAGTAGCGGGAGAACACAGAAGCTGTTGGGGTTCAGCTGGTCCTCCCAGTCAgggtgttgactacaattcccagcattcccagctgcagtggcccaaggctagggatcctgggagttgtagtcaacaacatctgggaatccctgttagaggggacactgcaccCGGTAGAAAgtgtagtgcagggctgctccactttggccctcctgcagatggcctacaactcccataatccccagctattgggcactgtggctggggcttatgggagttgtagtccaaaaaacagctgggggggggcaaagtggagcaggcctggtgtaggggGTGTGCGCGTGCTCTGAAAAGGTCCCAAGTCTGGAGGATTGCCACAGCCATCCTGCGTCCGTGTCCTGAGGCTCTCTTGCCAGCGGCTGGTGCATTAATGGCTTTGTCTGCAGAACCAATTGATATGCCCTCAAGTCAAGATGCCCAAGCGAGAAGGGTGTGTGGCGAAGCGCCTCCTGGACGAGCACAAGGAAGAGCTGGAGGAGgtcactcaggagctggtagAGACGGAACACGAGAACACCGTCCTCCGGCGCAACATTGAACGTATGAAGGAGGAGAAAGATCTGAGCCTGTAATTAAGCTTTTTGACCTTTCCCTTTGTCAGGGGTGGGGTTGGGCAGGAGCTCATGTCACATCCCTGTGGGAAGCCCTGATGTGTGGTCCGAAGGGCCGGGAGACCATTCCAGGAATGCCGGAAGCGgccttagaccgagtcagacccttggttgatctagctcagcgttgtctacaccaggggttctcaaccttgggtccccagatgttggtgaacgcccataacccccaaccacaatggcatttggccattatggctagggattatgggagttgaagatgttggtggacttcaactctagatgttgctggacttcaactcccataatccctagccataatggccaaatgccattgtggttgggggttatgggcgtccaccaacatctggggacccaaggttgagaacccctggtctacactgactggcagcggctctgcagggtttcagccTGGGAGGAgtccttcccccagccctacctggagatgctgccagggattgaactgcgaccttctgcatgcaggcagacgctcttcccctgagctacggccccatcctttCAGGGGAATGAATACTTTACAGCAGACAGTACACATATgtagacacccatccaaatgggaaccagggccgaccctgcttagcagaggcaagaccagctctcctttcttcttccagATTTGGAAGCTCCCTAAAAAGGGAACGGTTTTGCCAGTTATGGTAATTAGTAATCCTACAGcttgagccctgttcagacagtatggtgtgtgtgtgtgtgtgtgtaggtctCTGTGTGCTTGTGCGTGCTTATGTGTGTGACTTTACATGGGTTCATTagaaagtgaacctggattcagGCCCCCTCCAAGGCAGCACACAGATAGAAAGCGTACTACTGTGCATGTacagaacataatgtgtggataattgTACTTGCACGTAGATCTGTTGGTGCATAAATTGATTTTGTGTGCTTTGAACCAACATGTGCATGGGACTTTAGTGGCATCTGAAACCAGCTCTAAGTGAACTGGAACGGAGGGAGGACCACTATatagtctttctccttcagtggTGGAGGTTTTGCAAGAGTAGGTTGGGAAGgcatgggaaacaaaatggctttTTACCTATAGTTTCAAGGCAAAACACACCCTGGGTGCTAGGCAGGGTGGGTAAAAATgcgttgttttaaaaaaattaaatgtccttaaaaaaaaaatcttctccttACAAGTACAAAGCACTTACATAAAGGAAGCACTAGCCTAGCTTTCTCTCTGGCACActagttttctgtttgcagggaGTTCTCAAATGTCAAAGGAAGTTTTTACAGCCATGATAGTTAAAatagacatttatttattcattcattcattcataaatacattCAGTTTAtccagtctttattatggtcatagaccagagtacaaaaacacattcaatttatatgctgctttacattaaaataatctcgaagcagtttacaatataatttaaaAGATGCATAATTAGAATACAGAGGTACAGATGAATACAGAGGTGCAGGTGACATGTGCTTTCCTCCCTGCAGCCTAAAGTGGTCCAGCCCATTCTgctccccccgcgccccccctcctgctgcatttgtgGTCCAGGCCCAAATCTCAGCTGGATCAAGGTCTGGCTGGGGGTCCCTCCTTGAAGCTCCCCCAGAGGATGAGCCCGTTCTTCTTTTCCAGACTGCAGAAGCGGCACCTGCAACATGAGAAGGAGTGTTTGATGTCCAAGCTGGTGGAGGCAGAGCTGGATGGAGCGGCGGCAGCCAAGCAGATCCAGGCCCTGAAGGAGACCATTGGCAAACTCAAATCTGTACGTGCCCACGGGGAGGACTCTGGCTTTCGGAAGTGGTGGTTGGAGCTTCCCGGAGGACAAGGAGCAGGCGCTTGTTACGGGAGGCGCTGCAGTTCCTGCAGGATGCCAAATTAAGTCTCTTCTTTCTCGAAGAGACACGTTCTCTCCACAAGTGGCAGATACCCCACTGTGGAGGGGAATTGGTAGGATGGGTGAGATTCATAGCTGGTTGGTCTTTCCTTGTGCAGCTTGTCATTTTTGGGgctgtcttaagaacataagaacagccctgctggatcaggcccaagaaggcctatctagtccagcatcctggacagtggcccaccagatgcctctggggagcccacaggcaagaggcatgtgcaggccctctctcctgctgctactcccctgcaaccagtattcagaagcatcgtgcctctgaggttggaggtggcctatagccctcaggctagtagccattgatagacctgtcctccctgaatctAAGCTGAACCCATTATTGTGGGACTTGGGATGGATATATAGCCCTTTAATAATCTATATTAGAAAATAATCACAACCTGTTGAGTGTTTGCTCACCAACTAGTTAGGGGTGCTGCTTGAGTGGGCCGCATTGGTTTAATAATTTAATCATGATTAATCATGAGTCGTAGCCCTGGTAATTTCAGAACTCGCGGTAGGTGAGCTTGGGATCATAAGGTGCTTAGGTGCGAGGGGACTGAGTCATGGGCAATCTTTTGTTGATCTGCACCTGCAGAGGCGCTGTGGCCGTCTtcttgccatcttgaattgcccTGGAGCAATTACTTGTGTGACTAATAAAGCCTTGTTGGGCCCGTGCTGTGGCTGGAAGCCGGGCCGTTGGAGAGCAAAGCTGATAGCCGCTtggttctcttctctctccctctcctctccacgccccccgcccccaggagaAACACATGACTGTCTCAGACATCAACACACTGACCAGGCAGAAAGAGCTGCTGTTGCAGAAGCTGAATACTTTTGAAGAGACCAACCGGACACTCCGGGACCTGCTTAGAGAACAACACAGCCGAGAGGTGAGGAGCTGGGAACTCTCCCACTCCAGGAAAGGGAGCCTTTTAGGAAGTCATGACTGGGACCTGGGGCTGAAATGTTCTTCCTCTTTAGTGCTGGATCACTGTTGTCTAAGGGTTGGATCCAAATGGGATGAACATGGCTGCCCATTTATTGATTTTtccgtaggaagctgcctcctacagagtcaggccctgggtccatctcgctctgtattgtcgacccagactggcagcggcttctccaaggttgcaggcagcaatctctcccagccctatcttggagacgccagggagggaacttggaaccttctgagttctcttcccaaagcggccccatcccctgagaggaatatcttacagggctcatgtgtggtctcccatccaaatgcaaaccagggcagatcctgcttagcaaaagggacaatctatgcttgttcccacaagaccagctctcctcccgctattcaaagaagtcccattgaaattaaaaggataagttaggCTTGCCTAGCTTatccttttcatttcagtgggacttcctgaAGTAAAGTTAGTCAGCCATTAACAATAATGATTtcccttctatctatctatttgattctCGAAGGCATACCCGTGACTattcccatgcgtggcagctctcgcgagagtttggagagctgccagataggctAGCCACGGGACGGGGTGGGGGACTGAAaaatggcggtggcggcggcggccaaaGGAAAACTGCGGCGAGCTGGAGGACAGAATGGCGGCAGGCTGCATGCCGCATGGGCAGGCAAAACGGCGGGGGACGGGCAGGAGGACAGGCGGGCAAAATGGTGGTGCCGGTGGCTGGGGAAGAAGGCAGTGttggcaggcgggtgggcaggaCAGCGGGCAGTGggaggaagaagccgggcagggggtgggggtgggagagagaatggCGGCAGGGGAAATGGCGGCGGTGGGCAGGTGGTTGGTGGCGGCGGAGCAGGCGACTAGAGGctcagatgttctgtgcccgtcCCAGCTATTATGCTCTTAATTCTGCCATGCTGAATCTTTCACCTAATTCTCGGTTTGCTGCTCGTGGCGATGAGTTACGTGAGGCAGAAAACTGTGCTTatggtttttttttggttttttagaaAGAAACGTTTCACGAAGCTTTCTGGTTTTTCTCTGTCCACAGAAAGATTCTCAGAAATTGACGGAACAACAGGCACTGCTGATGAAGAGGCTGGCAGACTCTGACGCGGAGAAAGCAGTAAGTCTCACACAGAGCTCCCAGTGGCTCTGTCTTTCCTGACGACATCAGTGCTTtgaaccaggggttcccagcccttTTAAACAAGTGAAcctcttctgttgcaaacctccaGCAcaggtaccccagtgtgtgtgtgtgtgtgtgtgtgtgtgtgtgtgtgtgtgtgtgtgtaccatatttaccccaGTAGgtgacgactctgaatttaagatgagccgcttataaaaatagaagttaaatacagttTAGACCTCTATTTACCCCAAAGGGGCTCTTAGTTTAAGATagccccctgatttctaacattaaagaacttggaaaaaaccttgtcttagattcaggtaaattcaGTACAGAAAACAAAGCTACTACAATCCCTGGTTCACATTCACCTTAAGTTGTTCATAAGGAGtcttcttatgtatgtatgtatgtatttaaccttttgaattttaaattgttgtttttattgttttgttgtaaaccgcccagaaagttgcgttttgggcggtatacaaatatgtttaaacaaacaaacaaaataaagaatTTATGCTgcccactacccaagtctctaggtggtttactgcaaaaaacaaaaccaagaatttaacagttaaaacatataaaaatcagattaaaatatccataacaACACCAGCTCATgcaaaagcttggctgaagagatgtggctttagttgtttcctaaaagccaacagggatggagcagttctaatctcagcaggaagtgcacccCACAGCCTTGGGCCAAGGACAGAGAAGGCCCcgcctttgagtcatcaccagacaagctggcggcaccCTATTGAAAGTAATGGGACATGAGTGGACACCCGGTGCTCTCTCTAGTGTATCTGCGTTTTTGTTTTGGCATTTTGTTATTATTGAAGTTTTATGACTGCCTTTCATTcttcttgttaactgccctggcaTTTTTTGGAGAaagggcaatatacaaatattaaaaatacttgtcccatgaatttcagtgggagtactcagtgctaaatTTCAGGAGTCTGGTAATCCGGCTGAGGGGAGGGATACACTGAGCTCTGGCAGGcaagcagccaatcaggagcagaggaggaggggcttcaccctcctccatccccttctgCTGCCAACACATTGCTGAGAATGCATCGGCTTCAAGCTGGCGACCCTCATAGGaatattggaagctgccatatgctgagtcagaccattggcccatctagctcagtgttgtctccacagactggtagcggcttctccaaggttgcaggcaggagtctttctcagccctatcttggagatgctgccagggagggaacttgggaccttctgctcttcccagagtgaccccatcccctaaggggaatatcttccaaggctcacacacatcaagtctcccactcacatgcaaccagggcaagaccctgcttagctaaagggcaagtcatgcttgctaccaccagaccagctctccgctcatAGGAGAGGGGATAGCGTAGCTCTAGCGTGGGGAGGCAGGAGTGATAGCCCTCCGCTCTCAGTTGGAGACGCCTACTTGCAACTGTGCTCAAATTGGCCTGGCATCCAGTGATGCTgttgaagcagcagcaacagatgtTCCCACCTGCCAGGCCCAGTTAGTTCACCGAGCCGCAGTGCTTTGGTCCAGCTGACACCACCCCATGCACACCATGCTCTGTTCTATTCTGTGCGCCTCCCCGATTTCTTTGGCTGTGCTTTGTTGCAGCAATTGATGAAGAAGCtgcaagagaaagagaaggaagtggACGATCTGATGGTTCAGATGAGGACAGAAAAGGTAGGCCTTTCCTGAGCCACTCTCTGCTGGTGAGTAGCAGTAAGAGAGAGAGGGGCATCCTGCCTTCAGGGTGGAGAATGTGTGTCTGAATacaaacataagagcagcccccCAGGACCAGGCTAGTCTCTCTTCAGCCTCCCGCTTCTGTCTTCGCTTTCCATCACGGTCccagtgtggggtgtgtgtctctcgTTCCTCTCTTTCAGGACCAAGCCAAGACGGCGTCGGAACTCTCCAAATCTATGGAAGCTGTGAGGGGCCATTTGCAGGCGCAGCTGCGCAACAAAGAAGCGGAGAACCACCGCCTGGGTATCCAGATCCGGGTAAGGCAGCCGTGATCTTGAGGGAGCAGCACTCTGGTGTGCTTTGGCAGCACGATAAGGTGCCGGAGGGGGATAACCCTCTGCAGACTGacggagtgttggactagggtcAGGGAGACCTGAGGTCCAGTCTCCATTCGGCCGTGCTACTCggtgggtgaccctgggccagtcacttccctctccgcttacagggttgttgggaggggccatagctcattggaagagcacctgctttacatACTGAGGGggccaggttccatccctggcagccttCCCAGCTAGAGcggggaaagtctcctgcctgaaagcttgaagaagccgctgccagtcagtgtagacaagactgagctggatgggctgATGATCTGgtttggtttaaggcagcttcgaGGATAAACGTGACCATGAAcagtgctctaggctccttggaggaagactgggatCTAAATGGATCCCACTTGGTGCGTTGCTCATGGGAGTGGGCCCTTGGCTGCCAGAAGCTGCCACAACCGCTCGGTGAATTTGCCTTCCTTCCAGAACCTAGAGCGGGTGTCTACTCAGCACAAGGCAGAAGTGGACGGCGTCATGGAGCAGCTGAAGGAGCTGAAGGCCAAGGCCGAGCGGGACAAGGAGAACCTGAAGAAAGCCATCCGTGCCCAGAAGGAGCGGGCAGAACGCAGCGAGGAGTACGCCGATCAACTGAACGCCCAGCTCGCGGAAAAGGTgatggtggtgctgggtgtccccCAAAGTGGGGAGTTACTACTTCTGAAAAAGCATTACATGCGGTGTTCCCTGcagcagggaatcccagatggtgactgcaactcccataatccccaactgcaatggccaaaggccattgcagatagggattttgggagttgaagtcaacaacgtCGCCTACCAGTTCTGTTCTTCCTCCAGAATGATTTCACTCatgttcttcctttctcttgccttGCTTGGCAGGACACCTATGTTTCCGAGGCGTTGGCCACCTTggagtcttggagaagccgctacaaCCAAGTGGTGAAAGACAAAAGCGACCTGGAGGTTGAGATAGTGATGCTGAACAGGTGAGAGTGGCACGGCCTCTTTGGGAATGGCCAGAGGAACCAGCTCCTGCAGCGTCCTGTAGATTTTGGGgggaggactgtagctcagtggcaaagagcCTGGCtcgtatgcagaaggtcccaggtttggtcCCTGACCTCTCCAGGTGGGGGTTGGAAAGACCCCCATTTGAAtaccaatccaatctttattatggccagAGGCCAGCAAGAAGGAACACAATAAATAGTAGGTGATAGATCGGAATCGAAAGAGGATACCTCAGTAGGTGATGCATCCGATCAAAAATGGATACATTATAACTAAACAAAAATGAATCAGATTGCTAATTATTTGAATACCCTCACTCATCATCTGTGTGGGGTGTTAAAAGCAGGGCTGGAGCATTAAACCTTATTGATTTCCAAAGGTGCTTCACTTAATCCAGGATGGGGCAATAGGTtggagatggggccgtagctcagagacagagcctctgctttgcatgcagacggtcccaggttcagtccctggcagcatctccaagttggcCTGGGagagacccttgtctgaaatccgctagagctgctgccagtcagtgcagacaattctgagcacgACGGACCCCTGGTGTGACTCGAaataaggccgcttcctgtgtgcTCACTGTTCGCTTTCCCTACCGCATGGCAGCCGTATTTCAGACCTATTAGAGCAGCAGAACACCATGGAGGACAAGATGCGGGAAGACCGAGACGCCCTGGTGGACAAACTGCACCGGCAGACCACGGAGAGCACCTCTTTCAAAGTGGAGAACGATAGGCTGAAGGTCAGTAGGGCTGGATTACCCCAAGCTGTCTTTGCTGCAAGGCCCTAAAGCCAGTGGCGGTTTCCATAATTGTTCATTGGGGCCCGTGCGAAGCTTCGGCCAGATCCAGATTTTCTAcacagccccccgcccccgcccccccaccccggcatgTGGTTGGACTCTCTGCCTTGTGTATGACAAAACCGTGCTTTCTTAACAATCACTGTGTGTTTTGTGACTCCTCCAGAATGCCATGATCCCTGTGGAGGAGAGGCTGAATAAGGCCCAGCAGGAAGTAGCTCACCTGAAAGCATCCCTCAAGAACTATGAAGAGCTTATTGAAACCTACAAGAGTCAGGTACCCCGCCGCAAGCCACCGttttctcttgccccctccccaccatcacctGCGTCATCTTATAACTGTAATTCTGTGCTGTGTATCATTGTACTGAGCCCTTTGGCTTTGCATACTGGGGAGGAGCTGTCTTTGGGGTTTCTGTGGCTCCTTGTAAGCCTATTTCTGTCCCAGTATAGGAAGGTCTCCTCTTAAGATGGGCTATGCTGGGCTCTTGCTCCCAGTCGACAGGGCTCAATGCAAATTGGATGGAGCCTATTTCTATGACAAGATCGGCCTAGGATGTGTGAAGGAGGCACACCAGCAATCCAGTGCCTTCTCCAGCTTGCTcatattttcctcctcctcctcctcctcctcctcctcctcctcctcctcctcctcctcctctcttttaggagaggagagttggtcttgtggtagcaagtatgactcgtccccttggctaagcagggttcaccctggctgaatatgaaagggaggctagaagtgtgagcactggaagagattccccttaggagatggagctgctctgggaagagcatctagattctaagtcccctccctggcagcatctccaagagagggccgagagagactcctgcctgcaaccttggagaagctgctgccagtctgggtagacaatactgagctagatagactatatactggtctgactcagtatatggcagctacctatgttcctatgttatttcattatcatcatctcatcatcatcatctattactATCATCATCATTCAAAATGGCGGGAGGAGCGgaggtctctctgtgtgtgtctttctcACTTCTTGCTAGTCTTGGTACAACAGGAGTTATGAGCACCCCGATTGTATCTGAAGGTGTGAATGTGACCTACTATTCAAAATGTTTGCCACTTTCCCAAAGCAGGTTCTCAAAGTAGCTTACATgccaaaaagaatgagaaaacgGTTCCTTGTTAGGATTTCATTATTTCAGTCTAAATTACAACCTGATTTAGATCGTAATAGTGTACAACCTAAACTCGGTTGTCTGCTACATATCAGTCTAAAACGgatttctctgtttctctttatAATCCAGAACAAGGAtccacaactttggccccccacctgttgctggactacagctcccatcattcctggctgttggccactgtggcgggacatgatgggagctgtagtccaatgacagaCAGAGGGCCGAAACTGGGCAGTGCTGCTCTAAAAAGACTTTAGGCATCCTCTGCAAACTTTCTGTAACTGCTGCAAACTCTCTTGTGCTCAGGTGATGAAGACCCGAATGGAAGCTGACGAGGTGACCGTGAAACTGGAGCTTTGTGACAAAGAGAACAAGGCACTTAAAGAAGAAATGGCCAAGGAGATTGAAAATGTAAGTATCTGTCCGTCCaagtctcccctttgctaagcagagtccaccctggtttgcatttgaatgggagactacctgtgtgagtgCTGTTAAGAGattccgctctgggaagagcatctgcctgcttgcatgcagaaggttccaggttccctccctggcagcatctccaagatagggctgagagagactcctgcctataccttggagaagccgctgccagtctgtgtagacaatgccgagctagatggaccagttgtctgactcagtagaaggcagcttcctgtgtcactAAGAAGGGCGGAGAATTGCCACATGCAAGGGGAAGAGAGAGCGTGTGATCTCCACGGTTCATGGCAGGTGTCTTAGCAACCGAACTGAGCATCAGTCTAGATATGCGGGccccaccaccactcgctctgatTGACTGAGACTCCCAGGTGGGCGGCAGCGGTGACCGGTCTTGCCCTCTCCGCCCACAGGCCCGTAAGCAGTTCCAGACTCAGGTGGCCGAGCTGGAGAAGCTCCCCGAGATCCTGAAGATCACGGAGACGAAGCTGGCCGAGTGCCAGGATCAGCTGAAGAGCTACGAGAAGAAGAACATGGACCTCTCGGCCATGATCACCGACCTCCGTCAGCGGGTAAGGGACTGGCAGAAGCCGCCCACACGGACCTCCAGTAAAACCGGGAAATGAGCCTCTGGCGCCAGGAAAGTGCATTCTTTCTCTCTTGTCTTGTCTCTTTTTGAAATgattaaaacagctgcactgcagAATAAACGGATGCACGGCAtgtctgtgtgtgctttttgtgCTCCCCTCCGCCCCTCCTTCCAGCTCGCTGCTTTGCTTCCATCTCTGCTGCCGCCTCCGCTTGCTTCTCATCAGATAGCCGATGAGTTAAAGCTCatcggctctcctcctccccagcacctTTTGCACTCCCTTTTATCCATATGGGGGTGTCGCCAAGGTTCTGGGTGTCTTCTGGGTATTTGGAATGCCCAGAGCTTGGAATCTGCCTTCTGCACCCATCAGcataagtttctagtcctcatgactgAGGAGGGAGAACTTCATAGGCCAGGAGGGGCTGTGTGTActctgggagggggaggaaaaccCTGATTAAAAAATTAAGTGTTTGCATGTTGGCTCATTTTGCAGCGTCTTACTTGGCTTTTCTTTAGTAGCACGGGGAGCGAGGGTCTCAGCTGGCTCTGGATGTCTGCTCCTTGAGGACTGAAAACTTCCTTTGGGGTCGGGGAGCAAAGCGAGCAAGCTGAGGCTGctaggatgctggattggatgccCATTCCAAATTGCGATTGTGCCTTGTGCACAGACTTGAGTGTGTGAACAAAGAACTGTGATCACGGTAGTTTGGTGGTTAAGCGGCTTGTGCTTGTGCACAGTAGCGTCACCACCATTGGACAAGAAGGGACAGAAGGGTTGGGGGCCTGGTCAtgatgccccctccctcctctcccaagGCAGCATCCTGTCTTCCTCTCGCACCCAGCTTCCGGATGAAGTACTTCCCGGCTGGGAGTCTGAGGTAGGGTCCCTTGACTGCTCCTCCCCAGCCGGGAAGCAAAGCTCGCTTTCTCTCCCTTACCCTGAGAAAAGGGGAGAACTGGCTCTCCGCTCGtctgctggtgggggggagcgagcgagggGCTATGTGGCCCCTTTCAGCTGCTGGCCCTGCAACTGAGGTGCCTCCAGCAAGCTCCAGGCGCCCCTGCATGTACCGTTCCCCATCCTGTAGCCCACTCTCTAGTTGGCTAGCCGGGCCTCATTTCCGTGCCTTCTTGCCTTTCGT includes these proteins:
- the ODF2 gene encoding outer dense fiber protein 2 isoform X2 encodes the protein MKNRSTTPPLHVHVDENTPVHVHIKKGQKTPPPAKPQQKHKQKMKGDIVNVRRSVRVKTKVPWMPPGKTPCRESTYKWEGPTHRLEITPPDSEKLLSVLRLSDLSTDEEDAIHCKMNKYEKKIDSLLNVVGTLKNENQLICPQVKMPKREGCVAKRLLDEHKEELEEVTQELVETEHENTVLRRNIERMKEEKDLSLLQKRHLQHEKECLMSKLVEAELDGAAAAKQIQALKETIGKLKSEKHMTVSDINTLTRQKELLLQKLNTFEETNRTLRDLLREQHSREKDSQKLTEQQALLMKRLADSDAEKAQLMKKLQEKEKEVDDLMVQMRTEKDQAKTASELSKSMEAVRGHLQAQLRNKEAENHRLGIQIRNLERVSTQHKAEVDGVMEQLKELKAKAERDKENLKKAIRAQKERAERSEEYADQLNAQLAEKDTYVSEALATLESWRSRYNQVVKDKSDLEVEIVMLNSRISDLLEQQNTMEDKMREDRDALVDKLHRQTTESTSFKVENDRLKNAMIPVEERLNKAQQEVAHLKASLKNYEELIETYKSQVMKTRMEADEVTVKLELCDKENKALKEEMAKEIENARKQFQTQVAELEKLPEILKITETKLAECQDQLKSYEKKNMDLSAMITDLRQRIELQGDKMEMTREKYQSAQEENKHLILKLEELERKLEATSGQNIEFLQVIAKREESIHQSQLRLEEKTRECSSLARQLEMAIDDAKRQLEQTRDRAASRERTTQSKILDLETQLSRTKTELSQLRRSRVDTERRYESRLQDLKDRLEQSESTNRSMQNYVQFLKSSYANVFGDSALTSSPIRPRSPL
- the ODF2 gene encoding outer dense fiber protein 2 isoform X1, which translates into the protein MGERRAASRRRSRNLLCSRVGSCGCSPAGLSRCGSNWPRLVAVRRKGCLHGSTSGSSGTTTTTTHGSYRRLIHCFEDALGRRLRGRLRTSCLSPSMKSGIIVTAHKKLTPGADPFHCQKHKQKMKGDIVNVRRSVRVKTKVPWMPPGKTPCRESTYKWEGPTHRLEITPPDSEKLLSVLRLSDLSTDEEDAIHCKMNKYEKKIDSLLNVVGTLKNENQLICPQVKMPKREGCVAKRLLDEHKEELEEVTQELVETEHENTVLRRNIERMKEEKDLSLLQKRHLQHEKECLMSKLVEAELDGAAAAKQIQALKETIGKLKSEKHMTVSDINTLTRQKELLLQKLNTFEETNRTLRDLLREQHSREKDSQKLTEQQALLMKRLADSDAEKAQLMKKLQEKEKEVDDLMVQMRTEKDQAKTASELSKSMEAVRGHLQAQLRNKEAENHRLGIQIRNLERVSTQHKAEVDGVMEQLKELKAKAERDKENLKKAIRAQKERAERSEEYADQLNAQLAEKDTYVSEALATLESWRSRYNQVVKDKSDLEVEIVMLNSRISDLLEQQNTMEDKMREDRDALVDKLHRQTTESTSFKVENDRLKNAMIPVEERLNKAQQEVAHLKASLKNYEELIETYKSQVMKTRMEADEVTVKLELCDKENKALKEEMAKEIENARKQFQTQVAELEKLPEILKITETKLAECQDQLKSYEKKNMDLSAMITDLRQRIELQGDKMEMTREKYQSAQEENKHLILKLEELERKLEATSGQNIEFLQVIAKREESIHQSQLRLEEKTRECSSLARQLEMAIDDAKRQLEQTRDRAASRERTTQSKILDLETQLSRTKTELSQLRRSRVDTERRYESRLQDLKDRLEQSESTNRSMQNYVQFLKSSYANVFGDSALTSSPIRPRSPL